In Lotus japonicus ecotype B-129 chromosome 5, LjGifu_v1.2, one genomic interval encodes:
- the LOC130720302 gene encoding F-box protein At5g07610-like, producing the protein MMATSSCDKVIKNTDLVTNILLRLPAKDVTRSKCVSKQWLSLISNPWFCHSHTHTSSPSSLWVRNSRIVSLTHQSQVRTYLPFDVDEIVKWSDEGPFIEIMQSCNGLLLCKSLLFDGRVGCATCRYLVKNPVTEKLLILPSPPKIKSYYYQVGHDDFEKIAAVYLDFDPLRSFYFKVISIVKLPTGGADSGKFRIYVYSSETHSWDKGEVFFTASPDMKIDSGVYCNGAIHWCTPGEVSMYFDVHEQCFKPLPEPSFKKTRSDACIVVKYFGEFKGNLHLVLTEGDSKLDFDVFKLKEDYCSWVRIYHVDLNLARDAFFTNIPSFHVVCVVLEGNEEDWMIVFLVDSKMVSYNLKDHASRIVHEVDFITEYHVIRKSFHQYFETICNVP; encoded by the coding sequence ATGATGGCGACGAGTTCATGCGACAAGGTCATAAAAAACACTGATCTTGTGACGAACATTCTTCTTCGATTGCCGGCGAAAGACGTAACCCGATCCAAGTGCGTCTCAAAACAGTGGCTGTCTCTGATATCCAACCCTTGGTTCTGTCACTCCCACACTCACACATCTTCTCCGTCTTCCCTTTGGGTCCGTAACAGCCGTATAGTCTCATTGACCCACCAATCTCAGGTAAGAACATACCTACCTTTTGATGTCGATGAAATTGTCAAATGGTCAGATGAGGGTCCTTTCATTGAAATTATGCAATCATGTAATGGTCTTCTTCTATGTAAATCCTTACTTTTCGATGGCCGTGTTGGCTGTGCAACATGTCGTTACCTAGTCAAAAACCCTGTCACAGAGAAACTTCTcatcctcccctcccctcccaaAATCAAAAGCTATTATTATCAGGTTGGACATGATGATTTCGAAAAAATAGCTGCAGTGTATTTGGATTTTGATCCTTTAAGGTCCTTTTACTTCAAAGTTATTTCAATTGTTAAGCTCCCAACTGGTGGTGCTGATAGTGGGAAGTTTAGGATCTATGTGTATTCGTCCGAGACACATTCGTGGGACAAGGGTGAGGTTTTCTTCACTGCTTCACCCGATATGAAGATTGATTCTGGGGTTTACTGCAACGGTGCTATTCATTGGTGCACTCCTGGTGAGGTTTCAATGTACTTTGATGTGCATGAACAATGTTTTAAGCCATTACCTGAACCCTCATTTAAAAAGACTCGTAGTGATGCCTGCATTGTTGTTAAGTATTTTGGGGAGTTCAAAGGGAATTTGCATTTGGTGTTGACTGAGGGTGATAGCAAGTTAGATTTTGATGTTTTCAAGCTGAAGGAAGATTATTGCAGTTGGGTTCGGATATACCATGTGGATCTGAATCTTGCAAGGGATGCATTTTTTACCAACATTCCATCATTTCATGTGGTATGTGTCGTTCTTGAAGGGAATGAAGAGGATTGGATGATTGTATTCCTAGTGGACTCCAAAATGGTGTCCTATAATCTAAAGGATCATGCTTCAAGGATAGTCCATGAAGTGGATTTTATTACAGAATATCATGTAATAAGAAAATCATTTCATCAGTACTTTGAGACTATATGTAACGTCCCCTGA